In the Aster yellows witches'-broom phytoplasma AYWB genome, ACTAATGCTCTTTTGTCTTTTATTAGAATGTTTGAAAAAATTTTAGAAGAAACTAAAGGCTATATTTTAGTAGCTTTTGATACTCCTAAAACTACCAAAAGACACCAATTATACGATGCTTACAAACAAGGAAGACCAGAAACACCTTCTGCATTGATTAGTCAAATTCCTTTGATTAAACAATATTTAGAACTAATTGGTGTTAAATATCATGCCCAAGATGAATACGAAGCCGATGATATTATAGGCACCTTAGCCAAAGAAGCAAGTAATCAAAACAATACAGTATCTATTTATTCCAGTGATTGTGATTTGTTGCAATTAGTAGATAAAAAAATTACTGTTTGTTTGCTTAAAAAAGGATTGCGTGAAATTAAATACTACACACCTACCACTTTGCTTGAAGAATACGGTCTTAAAGAATATCAAATGATTGATTATAAAAGTTTAATTGGCGATCCTTCTGATAACATTAAAGGAGTGTTGGGAATAGGACCCAAAACTGCTCAAAAGTTATTACAAGAATATGATACCCTAGATAATTTGATGCAAAATTTAGACAACATTAAACCTATTTTAAAAACCAAAATCCAAAATTCTCAAACTGATTTAGAACTTAGCAAAATACTTACCGCAATTAACCTTAAAGTGCCTTTGCCCTTTGATTGTATGCAAACAGAAATTCAAATACGTTTAGAACAAAACCTTAAAAATTTTTATGAAGAAATGGATTTTAGACGCTTAGCTATTACCAAATATGCAAGAATTGAAAAAGAAATAAATACCACAAATAAATACAATAAGGAAGCATCACTTAAAGCCAAAGAAGTGCAAGAAGCAGTCAAAGATAGCAATTTAGAAAACGATAATAATTTAAACCAAACAAATCAAATCAGACCTATCGCCACCACTAACAACAATGATAATAACACTCCAAAAGTTCAAGAACAAGGCGCCAAAACACCCCAAATCAACTTTCATTATCAAATTATCAAAGACCAAAACGCTCTAAATACTTTTTTGGATCAAATCCAACCACACGAAATTTGGGCTTGTTTTTTTGAGTTGGAAAAAGAAAATGACTCAAATACTTTTTTGCAAGGAATTGGTTTTTCCAATGGCAATGCACATTTTTTTATAGATGCCAATTTGGCTTTTGCCAATAATAACTTTTGCAATTATCTAAAAGATGCTAATTTTTATAAAATTGTTTTTCACAATCAAGCAATACAATTTTTTTTAAAAACACAACACCAACAATTAAACGGAGTTATTTTTGATTTAATTTGTGCTTCTTATCTTTTATTTCCTTTGAAAAATCTTGAATTTAGTCATATTATATCAAAAATAGATATTTTAAATAACACAAATTATGTAAGCCAATTATCTCAAAAAATTTTAATTTTAGAGCAAAAAGTAGCTTTTAAATCTTTTTTATTGCACGCCATTAAAAATAGTATTTTTCATTATTTAAAAGCCCAAAACCAATTATTTTTGTTTCAAGAAATAGAGCTTCCTTTATCGAATGTTTTAGCTCAATTAGAATATGAAACCAATTTATTACAGCAAAAACAAATAATAGAAGCAAATCCAATAGAAAAAAATATATATGAAAAAATAGAAATGCAACAAGAAAAAATACCAAAAACAAATCAAATGCAAGAACAAGCTCAAGAAAAAGATTCAGATCAAAATCAATACACAAATCTCAAAAATAATCAAGAACAAGAAAACCAAATCAATCAATTAAAATCATTAAAAGATGTTTTTGGGTATCAAAACAGTTTTTTTTTAAATATGACAAAAAATAAAAAAACTTATAATTATTTAATTAATGATAATTTTTTTTGCTTTTCGTTAAAAATTTTAGCTACTTTAGGAAATATTCAAAAAATTAAAAATTATTTCAAAATAAAAAAAAATCATCTTTTAAATGATGAACAAACATTACATTTTTTTGTAAATGAACCCACATCAGAAATCAAAAAGGACTCTCAAAATCTTTCTGAAACAACGAATTTTTGTTTGGATTCGTGGATAAAAGAAATACTTCTCGAACTAAATATTTCTTCGAATTGTGCCCAAGATTTTATAAATCAATATTTAAGTTTGGATGATGAAATTATAAATTATTATCAAAATTTATTACAACAAATTAAAGAAAAAAAATATGCATTAACCTTATTGAAAAGAAAAGTTTTTTTTGGGAATCAAAAATTAACTCCGAATTTGGACTTAGAAACATTATATGTTTTTTTACAAGAAAATATTTTAGACATGAAAAAAATTGCCATATTGCAATTATTGCGCCATTTAGAACGACACAATGAAAATGCCAAAATTACTTATTTTGCCTTAAATAATTATTTGCAACAACACATAGATTTAATTTCTAAACATTTGAATTATTTTTTTATTTTAGATAATGGTAATATTTAATTAGGTAAAACTTATTATTTATAAATTTATTTATAAAATAGAAATGTCAAACATCCAAAAACAAATCAACCAAAAAAAGATAAAAAAAGGATTATAAAACATGCCAGAATTACCTGAAGTCCAAATTATTGTAGATTTTTTAAAAACACAACTAATAGGGAAAAAAATTGTTGCAACTAAGGTATTTTATGAGCCTACTGTTAAAAATACCAAAGAATTTCAAAAAATTGAACAAACTACCATTTTGGATATTCAAAGAAAAGGTAAATTTTTATTATTTTTTTTAACTCAAGAATTAGTTTTGATAGGACATTTGAGAATGGAAGGAAAATTATTTATCAAACCTTGCGATGAGCCTAAACATAAGTACGAACATTTTTCAATTATTTTAGGAGATAAAAGTTCTTTAAGATATTATGATTTTAGGAAATTTGGTAGATTTGAAGTCAAGAATCAGAACATTTTTTTAACCCAAACTACCTTGCATCAACTAGCCTTAGATCCTTTTGAAATCAATCCAGTTTTTTTGTATCAAAAAATATTAAAGACCAAAAGTGCTTTGAAAAAAGTTTTATTAAATCAAAAAATAATTTCTGGATTGGGTAATATTTATGTTAATGAAGTTTTGTTTTTAGTAAAATTGCACCCCGAGACTAAAGCTTGCGAACTGTCTTTGAAACAAGTGCAAGAAATTGTTACAATTTCCCAAAAAGTGCTTGCCAAAGCCATTAAACTGGGTGGAACTACTGTAAGTACTTTTGAATCTCAACCAGGAATTATAGGCTATTTTCAAAATAAATTGCAAGTACATGGAAAAGTTAACAAACCTTGCATAAACTGTCAAACTAAAATTATTAAAATTAAAGTTGGTGGTAGAGGCACTTATCTTTGTCCTATTTGTCAAAATCATAATTCCAATAAAGAATTATGATTGATTTATTTTCAACTATAAAATACATCAATATTTTTTAAAAAAGAGGTTTTTTATGTTTAGTCATCTAAATTTATTTCAAATCAAAAATTCAGTTTTTTTGTCGTTTGAAGACCATCAAAGCCTAAGTTTGCTTTATCAACCACTAATAGGAACTCATGCGCTTGGCATTTATCATATTTTAGCAACTCTAAAACCTAATATTTTTTACCAACATCAATTTTTATTTGATTTGAGTGCGGTTGCAAAAAATGATTTTTTAGAAGCACAAGAAAAATTAGAAGCTCTTAATTTACTCCAAACTTTTCGCAATCCCAAAACTCAAGAAAGAATTTATTGGATTAATTTGCCATATAGATCTCAAGATTTTTTTAAAGATCCTCTTTTTAGTAATTTTTTATTAAGCGAAGTGGGTGAAGTTACTTTTTTGAGTTTGCATAATCATTTTAGTAAAGAAATCCCCACTCAAAAAAATAATTGGGATGCTTTTCAAGATATTAGTAAAAAATTTGATGATTTATTTCAAGTTCAAAAAATGGATTTACCAATTTCTTTTACTTGTCCCAACAACCAAACAAATCATTCTCCAAGACAGTTTTTAAATAAAGCTTTTGATTATGAATTATTTTTGCAAAAACTGCCTCAACGTTTCAAAAAACCATCTTTAATTTGCAATCAAACAAGTGATTTTATTCAAAAATTAAGTCTAGTTTATAATTTGGATGAAGCTACACTTTCGGAAATATATCAAAAAACTTTTTCTAATCCTAGTGAAATCGAATTATCTAAATTAAGCCTAGGTGTTAAAAGATATTATCAGATGCATACCCAAACTCAAAATTTGGTTTTTTCGAAAAGAACACAAGATAATGAACAAGACATGATTACTTTGCTCAAACGTAAGGATTCTACTCAAAGAATTATTATAAATCATTGTCCTAAAAATATGCAAGCTACTGCGGCTGATACCGTTTTTAATTTTATGGAAAGAAATAATTTAGAACTTGGATTAGTCAATGTGCTTTTAACTTATATTTTGGAACGAAAAGGCTTTGTGCCCTCAGTGGTTTATTTGGAAAAAATCTTAAAATCTTGGAAGCAAAAAGGGATTTTTGATACTGAAACAGCATATGATTTTTATATGGAACAAGAAAAAAAACCGCCCCAAACTAAGTTTAGGTCTAATTTTAAAAAACCACAAATTTCTCCTAAATGGTTAGAAGATTTTAAAAAGAAACAACAGTCATAATTTTTTTTGTTTTATTTATTATTACAAGGAATAAATCCAATTTGATAACATTTTACAAAAGCAAAAGAGGTGAAAAATTAATTTATGGAATTTTCAGATATCAAAATAAAAATCAGTAAAATGATTTCACAGTGCGAAGAAACCAAAAATTTAGATATTTCTGATGATGATCTGCCAGTTATTTATAATTATTTGCTAACCAAAGATCAAGAAGATGAATATGGGAATCGTCAAGAAATCAAAACCAATCCTTTAAGAGTTGTTTGGGTCCCTACTGTTAAATCTCAAGCTCTTTATTTTAAGGAATATTGGCAATCAAAAAATGAATTGTTTGATAGTAGCATTAATTTTGATGCTCATTTAGTGAAACAATTTGTAGTGGATAATGATTCTAAGCAACAAGCCTTAAAAGAGATGAAACAAATTATTAAACATTTTGAAAAATCTACAAAAGGTTTTTATTTGTCAGGTTCTTTTAATGCTGGAAAAACTATTTTTTTGAAAAAATTAGCTTATGAATTAATTCAAAAACAAATCTCTGTTATTTTTCTTTTTATGCCTGATATAATTAGAAAATTTAGAAATTTTTTGTATAATAACACTTTAGAAACAAGGTTGCAACAATTAAAAAATGTTAAGTGTTTGATTTTGGATGATCTAGGTTCAGAAAATATGACACCTTGGTTTCGTGATGAAATTTTGCTTCCTTTGTTGTATGATAGAGCTGAAAAAAAGTTGCCCCTTTTTATTAGTAGTAATTTGCCCCCCAATGAATTGCAAAATTATTTATTTCATTTGCATGGAGCTGAAAATGCTAATAGTGAAATTAAGGTATACAAAATTATTGAAAAAATTCGTACCCTTACCCGTTTTTATGATTTTTCCGAAAAACAAGATTCCTAATAAGACAGCTTTAACTTGGTCAAGGATTAAAAATGTTCTTTTTGAGAAAAACGTAATAACACAAGTAAATAATTTATTTTGGTGGAGATGATGGGAGTCGAACCCATGTGCAAAATCACTTTAATTTATATATTCTACATATTTAGTTTATTTTGTGGTTTTGCAATTTATGAAAAAACAAACAAAATCCATAAATTACTAGTCTTTTTGATATTTGCTTAAAAGAGCAAAGACAAACTCAAATAGCAAAACTTACCTTATTTCCTTCCTTAAATCGTAAGTTAATTTAAGTGCGGGTTCTGCTTATTTATTTAAGCAAAAGCTAATTGTGAAGAAAAACTGTTTACAAAATTCATTTGATAAACTGGAGTTTGTCCAGTAAAATCTTTTGTATTTGTTGCAGTTTGTTTTTTATTTCCGGTTATTATAACCTCGATGTTTTTACTTGCATAACCAAGATATGCTATATAAATTTCGTTGACCTTGGCAAATCCAAAACATCCCCATATTTTTATTTTAGTTTAAAAAACTTTTTAATTAAAAAGTTTTTTTAGATTTGTTATTTATGTTTTTTTTTGAAGTGGATAATATTTTTAATTAATTTATTTCTTATACCCACTCAAAAATTATAACCAATTAAAATTTAAAATTTTGTAAAATTGCCAAAGATAAAATGATATAAAACTAAACTCAAATCAAAATTACAAAAACAAACAAAATCGTCCATATATAACAAAAAAAGGGATTTGCATCTCTTCCTTTGTTCGATTATTAATGAAATTATTCGTTAACTACAACAACATCTACAGCTTGAGCTCCGCGGTCGCCTTCTTTAACGGTGAATTCCACCTTGTCGTTTTCATTAAGTGTTTTTCTTCCAAAGACTTCAGTTTGAATAGAACTGTAATGTACGAAAATATCTTTCCCATCAGCTGAAATGATAAATCCGTAGCCTTTGTCTTTAGAAAACCATCTGCATGTTCCCTGTTCTTTTTTGTCTTGCATTATTAATAATACTCCTTCTTTTAAATTATTTCGGTTTCATAACCTATTATTTATTATAACTCATTTATTTTTTAGAGTCAAACATTTTTTCACACTTTTTTTATTTTTTCTACTTTTTTGACGTTTTTTGATAAAATTTTCATTTTTTTCGTCAAAAATTTGTATTTTTATATTTTTTTTGATATAATAAAATATGTTAAGCCCTTATAGTTTAACGGCAGAACGTAGCAATGGTAATGCTGAAATACAAGTTCAATTCTTGTTAAGGGCACCAAAAACAAATTTGAGATTATGTGGGTGTCGTATAGTGGTTATTATACGTGCTTGCCAAGCATGAGACGGGGGTTCGATTCCCCTCACCCGCTCCATACATTATATAATTTAGATGTATTATATTGGTTTATTAAAAAACTTTTCAATTTCGTTTTTTGCCCAATAACACAGTTTGATTGTTAAATTAATATAATCTATTATAGATATTATAAAAGCAAACTTTAATTAAAGTTTGCTTTTATTTATTTTAAGTATAAAAAAAATAATTAAAAAAACAATATACAAAGATATTTTATTATATTTATGTATATATAGGTAAGTTATGTAATTTTAAATAACAGTAATAAAATGATATGAAATATTTATAACCATACTATTTTAAATGGTTTTAATGTTGCTCAGTTTGACATGAAAGACGGTAGTTATTTATGGAATAATATTATGTGTTTGAAAAACAACAACACAAAAGCCAAGGTGATAACAAATTAATACTTAAATACAAAGGTCCTAAACATTTCTTACAAGAAGACAAAGACTACTACCTTGGACGTGCTCGTTTGGTTAATACAGACTTTAAAGATTCAACTAACTTCCACCTCCACTTCAACCCTGTCCGCAAAACTTTATCTCTTTACCAAGAAAAACACAATAACGATAAAACCAAAGAAGCTGAAATGAAAAGAACAATCCTAGTTGGGAATAAAAAAAGGAGTTTTAATGAATAATGTTAAAATTAAAAAAACAATTTAACATAATTTTTCTTTGTTTAATAATTTTTTATAGTATTATTATTTATTTTTAATAATAATATAATTATGGCGATGGGAAATAAAAATAGTAATAATAATGAAGTTTCCAATGATGAAGAATATGCCTTATATGTACAAGCAGAATTTGCAATACAAAACGAATTAACAAACTTCAAATTCAATAATGAAAAAAAATCAGAACTTTTGTATAAACAAAATTGTATTACAAAAGCAATTAAAAAATATAATGAAAGAAAAAATAATCATCAATTATCAATACCTCATGATAATCAATCAGAAATTTCTCAAAATAATTTGCATTCTTTAACAGAAAATGATGATAATTTATCTGGCGTTCTTCAATATATTGATTTAAAAAAAACAATTCTAATATATATTCGATTGATAAACCAGAAAGTTCTAAAAAGAACGATTTTAAAAATAAAGGAGTGGTAATTAATGATTAAATTAAAAAATCAATTTCAAATAATAAGTATTTTTTTATTTACTTTTATAGGATTATTATTTATTATTAATAATAATAGAGTTATGGCGATGAATAATAATTCATCATCGAATATAAACAATGAAATCATCAATAATATAGAAGAATTTCAAAACTTAATGTTATTACAAAGAAATTCAGCACAACAAATTATTAATGCTCTTTCTAATCGTGTTTCAGAACCAGAAATATTAAATCTTTTAAATAGACATAATCAAATACATCAACAAATAGTAAATTATCAACACAGATTGTTAAATATTCAACAACAAATGATAAGCAATTTAGATTTAAATGTGTCCAGAATTCAACTCGAAAGAGAAGGTTTATCATTAGAAAATTCAATGATGATAGCTATTAACAACACTCCGTTGTATGCTTCTGAATCACAAATAAATGTATTAAGAAACATTCAAATAAATATTGATCGAAAAAAAGCGCAAATTCAAAACATAATTCAACAAATAATACAACAGCAAAGAAATAATAATCCGAACAATAGAAGAAGACGTTAAATAATCAAACATAAATTATTAAAATTTCAAACCCCCTCCCCCAGGGTCTTTTTCTTTTACCCAACAGAAATAGGTAGTATCACTGGAAATGATAAATTCAGAAATTTAGAACAATTAGTTCATGATAAAATATTCGGCACAACTTTCACAAGCAATAAATACACTGAACATGGCAATAAAACTGAACCACTAGCACGCAGTTTCTTTGAAAAAACAACTAAATTAAACTTCCCTGATACAATCTTTACGGATGATGAAGTCCAAATGTTTTCTGCATCACTTGATGGATATAATTCTAAAACCAACACCCTATTTGGAATGGTTTCTTTTCCCATCAAGAAGTTCCTATTAACTATTGGGCCCAAGTCCAATGCAACTCTATTGTAGTTAAGCTAATTTTGCTTACTTTTTAGTTTATTTCAATAACACAAATTATCATGTAGTTCGCATTTACCAATACAATAGTTTCATTAATAAAATGATTGCGGATTGTAAAAAATATTTATAATTGCTACACAAAGCAAAACAAGAATTATCACAAACAACTTATTTAAAAAAATTAAGCAAATTAAAATACAACTAAGACCTTTAAATTTGAGGTCTTTTTTTATATCCAATTTTCTCGAAAGGAAAAAAATATGAAATTATTAATAAAAATATTATCTTGGTTTTTTAAATCTTTGTCATTTTGTATTCTTTTTTGTATTTTGTCATCGCATATTTCTTCTTTATTTTTACACTTATTTTGTACATTTTATTTTTCTCATTATATATATAAAATAATTTATTTATTTTTTACAGTTGTTTGATTAATGTTGATTTTTAGTATATTAACAATTTAAAAAAATTAAAAAAAATAAATCTTAATTAAGGCTCTCATCACGAGAGTCTTTTTTTATACCCAAATTTTTAAAAAGGAGCATAAAATGAAATTAATTATCTTCGAAGGACTTGACGGTAGCGGAAAAACAAGTCTAATAAAAAGCGTTCAACAAGAATTACAAAAACAAGGTAATGAAGTGGTGGCTATTCGCGGATTAGGAAGTTCTACAATCGGAAATTCTATACGTGAAACGTTTTTAACCCACAATACTTTACATAATTTAACTAGATATTTTTTAAGTTTTGCCAACATGATTCAAAACCAAGAAGAAAGTATCAAACCCCACTTACAAACTAATAAAATAATTTTAGTTAAACGTTGGTTAGGTTCTAATTTTGCCTATCGTGTATATCCTTCAAAAATTGACAAAAATTATCACATTTTTAACAATTTGAGTAAAAAATTCATCAAACCTAATATCACTATTTATCTAAAAATTCATCCTCAATTAGGTTTGGAACGCAAAATAAATCAAAAGAATCATCAATTAGATGTGATTGAAACTAGTTCCTTAACTTATTTTCAACAAGTAGAAAAGGGATATTTTGAATTTTTGAAAAACCAAAACTTAGGAACTAAAATTATCTTAAACAATATGAATGATAAAGATGCTAAATTTAATCAACAATACATTATCAAAAAAATAGGAGAAATAAAGAGTGGCAATAATAATTAAGAAAAAATGTCAAAACGGCAATTTATATATCCATTATAACAACGGAAAAATCCAAACTATTAAAAAAGATGGAACTATTCAACGGCGTACCAAAAAAATTAAATTTAAAACCCTAAAAAGACTCTAATTAAGAGTCTTTTTTTTATTTAGAAAGGATTTTGCTTACATGAACCAATTAACTAATTTACATTTTAAAAATATCAATATTTTGAATCAACAATCTTTGTGTGTTGACATCACGAAACAAATAATCCAACCATCTTTATTCAACAAACCATTTAACGAATATATGATAAAAACCCACAAACTCCTAAACGAATATCTTAATAATAAACAACATAACTCTCAAAGCCAAAAAGTAATCCGTGGTAAAATCAATGAATACCTCATTTTATTATATTTTCAAAACAAAGGAATCATCAATTTATACCCACAGGCTTATTTATTCTTCATCCCAGACATTAAATTTGATTTAGTTTTATTCACAGAAACTAAAGGAATAATGGCGTTTAATTTCAAAACCTTTCTCCGAGACCGCTATAAACAAGCCATGGTAGAAGGATAACAATTAAAAAAATTAACCACACGTTTTTAGTTTTATTTATTAACTAATAACGAAACAGAAACTCAAAGACTAAACAATAAAATCAATCAAGGAAAAGTACAAGGCATTAAACAAGTAATTAACTTATTTTCCAATTCAGCCAATAATTTCTTACAAAACTTAATTACCGCCAAATTCATCCCTTTTTCTAATATCAATATAATTAAAAAATAAAAAAAGGAGTTAATATTAAAATGTTAACCAACGAACAAAAAGCGTTAAAACAATTAATAAATTATATCGAACAAGGCCAATGGGAAAAGTTAAACCTTTACTGCCAAATAATCAACCCCAAAAATCTACTTAACCCCAAAAATACAAAAATATTTACAGCTTTAAAATATTTATTTTTAGAAAAACAAACATCTCATCCATAGGGCAAACTCACTACAAAACCCATCATTATCAAAGAGTTATTAACATATTTACAAACTCATTTCCCTCAAGATAACTTTACTTTAGATTCTTTAAATTATTTAAATGATGATTTTAATAACCAAAATAACACTCATTTTTTTAGACAATCTAAAACATACCTATACCCAAGAAAAACTATTTCAATAATTAATAAAAATCATTAGTCCCGCATACGAAAACCAAGACCCTTACCACAAAAATTTATATTACCAAGAAATATTTGATAAATTAAGAAATTTTATCTCTTCAATTCCTCACAAAAATGATAAAATACACTTTACTTTAAACCAAATGGCCTCTTTACAACCTGAATTTTTTGATACCAATCAACAATCAAAACAAAAAATCCAAGACGAATATTATCGCTTATCAGAAACTTTTAAAGTACTCAACCAATCCACAAAAGGATTTAAAAAAGGCCAAATCATCACTATTGAGGGGTATACTGGATTAGGTAAAACAACTTTTGTCTACAATTTTCTTTTAGATATAGCAAAAACCAAACACAAAGAAATATCTTATTATCCTCATATTTTAGTATTTTCTTATTAAATGACCTTAGAAGAAAATTTAAATCGTTTATTAGCCCCACCAAACTCAAATTCCTCTAGATGTTATTTTAGATAAAAATTTGGAAGACTTAAGCATCACACCTCTCAAATACACAGAAAGGATGAAAATAGCAAAACAATTTTTTGCCAACATAAATTTATCATTTAGTTATGATAAAAGCAAAAATATTGATTATGTAATTGATTTAGTTTATTGTTTTTATTAATTGACCATCTTCAAATAACCAAAACCACAAACCACTTAGAAAATGACCGTCTAGCAATTGACGAAATCATGACTAAATTAAAAAAATTAGCCATTGAATTAAACATTGTTATTATCATTTTATATCAATTTTCAAAAGATACATACAGCAATTATCAAGGTAAATCACCAGAAATAACAGCTTTAAAAGGAAGTGGCGTAATTGAAACTAACTCAGATATCGTCTTAATGATGTCTGAATTCAAACCCAAACTATCCAAAGACAAAGAAAAACCCATAAATATATAATTCAACTTTAGAAGAACTATATTCATACTATAATGACAATGAAAATCAAAAAATAATCCGAAGTATGTATCAAAAAAAATAGAAGTGGTAACAAAAAAACTTTAATTTATCACTTTGAAATGACCACTCAAACCTTCCAAGAAATCGGTTATGTTTTATCTTATAAAATAGAAACTTATTATTAATCAAAAAAACTAGGAGTTAAAATAAATGAATTTTCAAGAAAAAATAAAAAATATTCAAATCAACTTCCCTATGTCAGTTTTATTAAAAAAATTAAATATAATACCACCAAAATTCAATCCCAAATATCGTTTTCCTTGGTCCCATTCATGGACAAAACCCAAACTTGTTGTCATTTAAATTCAGATAATAAAATTCATTGTTGGAAATGTTGTAAAGATTACGATATTATTTTATGTTTATATAGAAATAAGAAGAATTAAAACCTTCAATAACGCTCTTGAATATTGTAGGCGATTAAAGAACCATTAAAAAAAAATACCAACTTTTAAGTTGGTTTCCTTATTGTTTCTAAATACTAAAAAATATTTTTCTTATTAAATAATAAAAAAAGGAGAATTAAAATGGCGAGAAATTACAGGCGTTCTTATTTCAGTAAAAAATCTTTTAGAAGAAATAAATTAACTTTAGGCAGTTTTTTTACATATTGGATTTTACCTACATTAGGCATTGTTATTCCTTTGATTGTTTATTTTGCTTCAAAAGGTTATTTATCAATAGCTAAATAATAAAAAGGAGGATAAAAAAATGACTTTAAGACAAATATTAATTTTAATTGCTCTTGGTTGTATTTTTATATTTGCAGCTTATAAACTTGGTTTTATTGTTCCTGATGCAACTAAAATTACATGGATTAAATAATGAGTGTTTTTTTAAAAAACACTCATTAAGGGATAATATATTAATAAATTAAGTTAAAATTAAGGATTTTTTTAAAATGGATAAACAACAAAAAAAAGAATTTTACGAACATTGTCAATGTTGCGGAAGTGATTTGGGAATGAATATAAATGATATTGATTTGAATTTATTTGGTGTAATAATGGCTTTAATGATTTTAATTAGTTTTGGATTTTTTTTATTATTTGGTTTTTTTAGTTTATTTTCTTTTTTTCAAATTAATCATGAAATTTTTACAACTCTCATTTATATTTTTGTTATTGGTATTCTTTCATTTTGTTTAATAGCTCATTTTATGCCTAAATTGCTTTTTGAAAAATTAGATTATGAAAAGTTTGAAAAAGAATAAAGGAAAATTAGATGAAAAAATATAATCTATTTGATAATTTTATTTGTTTATTGATTGGTTCAATTATGGGTATATTTTTATATATTAATTTTTTTACCAAAAAATAATAAAGAATTAGAAACAATTCAAAAAGATAATAAAATAGTTGAAATAATAAAGAAATTAAAAAAGTAATAATTTTATAGAAAGGAATAATTGATGGATATACAACAAACAATTATTAATATTGTTGAATCTAA is a window encoding:
- a CDS encoding SVM family protein (Sequence-variable mosaic (SVM) proteins are highly divergent, but recognized by the shared signal peptide region that defines them.); amino-acid sequence: MIKLKNQFQIISIFLFTFIGLLFIINNNRVMAMNNNSSSNINNEIINNIEEFQNLMLLQRNSAQQIINALSNRVSEPEILNLLNRHNQIHQQIVNYQHRLLNIQQQMISNLDLNVSRIQLEREGLSLENSMMIAINNTPLYASESQINVLRNIQINIDRKKAQIQNIIQQIIQQQRNNNPNNRRRR
- the tmk gene encoding dTMP kinase, which gives rise to MKLIIFEGLDGSGKTSLIKSVQQELQKQGNEVVAIRGLGSSTIGNSIRETFLTHNTLHNLTRYFLSFANMIQNQEESIKPHLQTNKIILVKRWLGSNFAYRVYPSKIDKNYHIFNNLSKKFIKPNITIYLKIHPQLGLERKINQKNHQLDVIETSSLTYFQQVEKGYFEFLKNQNLGTKIILNNMNDKDAKFNQQYIIKKIGEIKSGNNN